A single genomic interval of Desulfarculaceae bacterium harbors:
- the recR gene encoding recombination mediator RecR: MYPKAVNNLVHALSRLPGIGNKTAERLALHLVRAPAAEVQALARAVAGVGGVTTCGVCFNLTERDPCPICADPGRDAATICVVESPADLAALEGAGSFKGRYHVLAGALAPLDGVGPEELRLDQLVRRVRQGGVKEVIIATNPTVEGEATADLVARSLEGLGAAVTRLGYGVPVGGDLKYMDGLTLSRSLESRRRLD; this comes from the coding sequence ATGTACCCCAAGGCGGTCAACAACCTGGTCCACGCCCTGAGCCGCCTGCCCGGCATCGGCAACAAGACGGCGGAGCGCCTGGCCCTGCACCTGGTGCGGGCCCCGGCGGCCGAAGTGCAGGCCCTGGCCCGGGCCGTGGCCGGGGTGGGCGGGGTGACCACCTGCGGGGTGTGCTTCAACCTCACCGAACGCGACCCCTGCCCCATATGCGCGGACCCGGGCCGCGACGCGGCGACGATCTGCGTGGTGGAGAGCCCGGCCGACCTGGCCGCCCTGGAAGGGGCTGGCAGCTTCAAGGGGCGCTATCACGTCTTGGCCGGGGCCCTGGCCCCCCTGGACGGGGTGGGGCCCGAGGAGCTGCGTCTGGACCAGCTGGTGCGCCGGGTGCGCCAAGGCGGGGTCAAGGAAGTGATCATCGCCACCAACCCCACCGTGGAAGGCGAGGCCACCGCCGATCTGGTGGCGCGCTCCCTGGAAGGCCTGGGCGCGGCGGTCACCCGCCTGGGCTACGGCGTGCCGGTGGGCGGCGACCTCAAGTACATGGACGGGCTCACTCTGAGCCGTTCCCTGGAATCGCGGCGCAGGCTGGACTAG